A stretch of Carya illinoinensis cultivar Pawnee chromosome 14, C.illinoinensisPawnee_v1, whole genome shotgun sequence DNA encodes these proteins:
- the LOC122295148 gene encoding putative disease resistance protein At3g14460 isoform X2, which produces MGGMGKTTLAQVVYNDKDVREHFNLTTWVCVSEEFDPFRVTKTILDAVTSSTSNIEDLNQLQLQLKEKLNGKKFLFVLDDVWNKNYNDWEILSSPFKFGAQGSRIIVTTRDDEVASVMRAFATHPVKKLPEQDCWSLFARHAFHDANSSAHLELQELGQKIVKKCQGLPLAIKAIGGLLRFKVDVREWEKVLCSELWELSSHETNNILPALRLSYRYLPSYLRPCFAYCSIFPKDHAFKKEQLILLWMAEGFLHATENRTMEQIGDDYFGTLLSRSFFQRSNEDESRFVMHDLINDLANFVSGEFTCRLEVDHDRSHKISDKTRHFSYVRSQFETYSRFEALNEFKLLRTYIALESSRMFIPHYLSKKVPRDLLPMLRTLRVLSLSHYRYMTELPASIGKLKHLRYLDVSDTRLTRLPDCLCKLCNLQTLNLSGCINLIALPRDMEKLIGLRHLDITGTVIKEMPENLGKLKCLQTLTKFIISQRSGCCIGELGKLANLWGTLSILELQNVKSPIVALAANLRDKKNLEELTLEWNATAKTSGSEGTILESLQPHTNLKSLTIQHYRGENFPNWIANQSFSKITSLHLKNCEYCRSLPPVWQIPSLQTLSIIGFDRIITVGPEFYGTGSSSPFEALKVLRFENMLNWEKWCPFRVENEGAAFPHLGELCIINCPKLTGSLPVHLPSLAKIVISECHQLVAERLLSSNSCLQELEICDCSSLLSLPTGGLPSTLKQLVLRNCWKFEVAAHIDHSFLEELCLYCCDSLEYFPLDVIPNVKRIRIKECRNFKSLAVLEQSEHDLVALSSIEIVDCPKFGSFPEGGLRGPNLTSCLLVGGCLRSLPEKMHTLLSSLTVLVISNCQEIESFPEGGLPSNLETLHIRNCEKLAANRMGWGLQNCSSLAFFVFESKSENVVSFPEASLLPASLTNLHIIGFPNLKSLDKNGIQYLTSLKFLRISDCPKLKSMSEEGLPPSISFLLIRNCPLLNKQWQKRKGKEWRKIAHVPYKLLDLDIMD; this is translated from the coding sequence ATGGGGGGAATGGGCAAGACCACCCTTGCTCAAGTTGTATACAATGACAAGGACGTCCGTGAGCATTTTAACCTTACAACATGGGTTTGTGTTTCAGAGGAATTTGACCCTTTTAGAGTAACCAAAACAATTCTAGATGCTGTAACTTCGTCCACCAGTAATATTGAAGATCTAAATCAGCTTCAACTTCAACTGAAGGAGAAATTGAATGGAAAGAAATTCCTATTCGTTTTGGATGATGTTTGGAATAAGAATTATAACGATTGGGAGATATTAAGCAGCCCCTTTAAATTTGGGGCACAAGGAAGTAGGATTATCGTAACAACGCGCGATGATGAGGTTGCATCAGTCATGCGCGCTTTTGCAACTCATCCTGTCAAGAAGTTACCAGAGCAGGACTGTTGGTCACTGTTTGCAAGACATGCATTTCATGATGCTAACTCCAGTGCACATTTAGAGTTGCAAGAATTAGGTCAAAAGATTGTTAAAAAATGTCAAGGTCTACCTTTAGCAATCAAGGCAATTGGGGGCCTATTACGGTTTAAGGTAGATGTTCGTGAATGGGAGAAGGTGTTATGTAGCGAGTTATGGGAATTGTCAAGTCACGAAACAAACAATATTCTTCCTGCTCTAAGATTAAGTTACAGATATCTCCCATCATATTTGAGACCGTGTTTTGCTTACTGTTCAATATTTCCAAAAGACCATGCTTTCAAGAAAGagcaattaattttattatggaTGGCAGAAGGTTTCTTGCATGCAACGGAAAATAGAACAATGGAACAAATTGGTGATGATTACTTCGGCACTCTTCTATCAAGATCATTTTTCCAAAGATCAAATGAAGACGAATCACGTTTTGTAATGCATGACCTCATTAATGATTTGGCAAACTTTGTATCAGGTGAATTTACCTGTAGGTTGGAAGTTGATCATGATCGTTCTCACAAAATTTCCGACAAGACCAGGCATTTTTCCTACGTCAGAAGTCAATTTGAAACCTACAGTAGGTTCGAGGCTCTTAATGAGTTTAAGCTGTTGCGTACTTACATAGCATTGGAGTCGTCACGAATGTTCATACCTcattacttatccaaaaaagtCCCCCGTGATTTATTGCCAATGTTAAGAACTTTGCGTGTGCTTTCTCTGTCTCACTACCGGTATATGACTGAGTTGCCTGCGTCCATTGGAAAATTGAAACACTTGCGCTATCTGGATGTTTCTGATACACGACTTACAAGGTTGCCTGATTGCTTATGTAAGTTGTGTAATTTACAGACATTAAATTTATCTGGTTGTATAAATCTTATTGCACTGCCAAGAGATATGGAAAAGCTCATCGGTTTACGTCATCTTGATATTACTGGAACTGTTATCAAGGAGATGCCGGAAAATCTAGGTAAACTCAAATGTCTCCAGACGTTGACCAAGTTTATCATCAGTCAACGCAGTGGATGTTGCATTGGAGAGTTGGGGAAGCTTGCAAATCTTTGGGGAACACTTTCTATATTGGAACTCCAAAATGTAAAATCTCCAATTGTTGCCCTGGCTGCTAACTTGAGGGATAAGAAGAACCTTGAGGAGTTGACATTGGAATGGAATGCTACTGCCAAAACTTCTGGAAGTGAAGGAACTATACTTGAGAGTCTTCAGCCCCATACAAATTTGAAAAGCCTCACAATTCAACACTACCGTGGTGAAAATTTTCCAAATTGGATAGCAAATCAATCATTCTCTAAGATAACATCTCTTCACCTGAAAAATTGTGAATATTGTCGGAGCTTGCCACCAGTTTGGCAGATACCTTCCTTGCAAACCCTATCTATCATTGGGTTTGACCGAATTATTACGGTAGGTCCAGAGTTTTATGGCACTGGTTCTTCATCACCATTTGAAGCCTTGAAAGTTCTAAGGTTCGAGAATATgttgaactgggagaagtggtGTCCTTTTCGTGTTGAAAATGAAGGTGCAGCTTTTCCTCATCTTGGCGAGCTTTGTATTATCAACTGTCCAAAGCTTACAGGAAGTTTGCCGGTTCACCTTCCTTCTTTGGCCAAAATTGTAATTTCAGAATGTCACCAGCTGGTGGCTGAGAGACTGTTGAGCTCCAATAGTTGTCTTCAAGAGTTAGAGATCTGTGATTGTTCCTCACTTTTGTCTCTTCCCACGGGTGGTCTACCCTCTACATTAAAACAACTTGTGTTGAGGAATTGTTGGAAGTTTGAGGTCGCAGCACACATAGACCATTCATTCCTTGAAGAGTTGTGCTTATATTGTTGTGATTCTCTGGAGTACTTTCCATTAGATGTAATCCCAAATGTTAAGAGAATCAGAATCAAGGAGTgtagaaattttaaatcactTGCAGTTCTAGAACAAAGTGAACATGATCTAGTAGCCTTGTCGTCAATTGAAATTGTCGATTGTCCAAAATTCGGATCTTTTCCAGAAGGAGGATTGCGAGGCCCCAATCTTACAAGCTGTTTACTTGTCGGTGGGTGTCTGAGGTCACTTCCAGAAAAGATGCATACACTCCTTTCGTCTCTTACGGTTTTGGTAATATCAAATTGCCAAGAGATCGAGTCTTTTCCTGAAGGGGGCTTGCCTTCCAACCTTGAGACACTTCACATCAGAAATTGTGAAAAACTTGCTGCCAATCGGATGGGATGGGGTTTGCAAAATTGTTCTTCCCTTGCATTCTTTGTTTTCGAGAGCAAATCAGAAAATGTTGTGTCTTTTCCAGAGGCAAGTTTGCTTCCCGCAAGTCTGACCAATCTTCATATCATTGGTTTTCCAAATTTGAAATCGTTGGACAAGAATGGGATTCAATATCTCACCTCTCTTAAGTTCTTACGCATCAGTGACTGTCCTAAGCTGAAGAGCATGTCAGAAGAGGGGCTGCCCCCCtcgatttcttttcttttaattagaaACTGCCCTTTATTGAACAAACAGTggcaaaagagaaaaggaaaagaatggcGCAAGATTGCTCACGTCCCCTACAAACTTCTTGACCTAGATATAATGGACTGA
- the LOC122295148 gene encoding putative disease resistance RPP13-like protein 1 isoform X1, which yields MAELGVAVLSPFLQILFDKMTSGEFVDFLRGRKLNDGLLNKLKTILLSVEVMLEDAENKQVMNPSVKKWLDELKHAVYDAEDVLDEFATKAIQSRLDAEFGTTTSKVRNSISTSLFFNKIEVSIKEVLERLENLASQHIVMGLTQGTVRGKPYERLPTTSLVEETEIYGRNNDKEQIINQLLSITDDASDNKVGVIAIVGMGGMGKTTLAQVVYNDKDVREHFNLTTWVCVSEEFDPFRVTKTILDAVTSSTSNIEDLNQLQLQLKEKLNGKKFLFVLDDVWNKNYNDWEILSSPFKFGAQGSRIIVTTRDDEVASVMRAFATHPVKKLPEQDCWSLFARHAFHDANSSAHLELQELGQKIVKKCQGLPLAIKAIGGLLRFKVDVREWEKVLCSELWELSSHETNNILPALRLSYRYLPSYLRPCFAYCSIFPKDHAFKKEQLILLWMAEGFLHATENRTMEQIGDDYFGTLLSRSFFQRSNEDESRFVMHDLINDLANFVSGEFTCRLEVDHDRSHKISDKTRHFSYVRSQFETYSRFEALNEFKLLRTYIALESSRMFIPHYLSKKVPRDLLPMLRTLRVLSLSHYRYMTELPASIGKLKHLRYLDVSDTRLTRLPDCLCKLCNLQTLNLSGCINLIALPRDMEKLIGLRHLDITGTVIKEMPENLGKLKCLQTLTKFIISQRSGCCIGELGKLANLWGTLSILELQNVKSPIVALAANLRDKKNLEELTLEWNATAKTSGSEGTILESLQPHTNLKSLTIQHYRGENFPNWIANQSFSKITSLHLKNCEYCRSLPPVWQIPSLQTLSIIGFDRIITVGPEFYGTGSSSPFEALKVLRFENMLNWEKWCPFRVENEGAAFPHLGELCIINCPKLTGSLPVHLPSLAKIVISECHQLVAERLLSSNSCLQELEICDCSSLLSLPTGGLPSTLKQLVLRNCWKFEVAAHIDHSFLEELCLYCCDSLEYFPLDVIPNVKRIRIKECRNFKSLAVLEQSEHDLVALSSIEIVDCPKFGSFPEGGLRGPNLTSCLLVGGCLRSLPEKMHTLLSSLTVLVISNCQEIESFPEGGLPSNLETLHIRNCEKLAANRMGWGLQNCSSLAFFVFESKSENVVSFPEASLLPASLTNLHIIGFPNLKSLDKNGIQYLTSLKFLRISDCPKLKSMSEEGLPPSISFLLIRNCPLLNKQWQKRKGKEWRKIAHVPYKLLDLDIMD from the coding sequence ATGGCCGAACTGGGAGTAGCAGTTCTCTCTCCCTTCcttcaaatattatttgataaaatgacATCTGGCGAGTTTGTTGATTTTCTAAGGGGGCGAAAACTAAACGATGGGCTCTTGAACAAGTTGAAAACAATATTGCTGTCTGTTGAAGTTATGCTTGAAGATGCTGAGAACAAACAAGTTATGAATCCAAGCGTGAAAAAGTGGCTTGATGAGCTGAAACATGCCGTCTATGATGCAGAGGACGTTTTAGATGAGTTTGCTACTAAAGCCATACAATCTAGGTTGGATGCAGAATTTGGAACCACTACAAGTAAGGTACGAAATAGCATctctacatctctttttttcaaTAAGATAGAAGTAAGCATAAAAGAGGTACTTGAGAGATTAGAAAATCTGGCAAGTCAACATATTGTCATGGGTCTCACACAAGGCACCGTTCGAGGGAAACCATATGAAAGATTGCCCACCACTTCTTTGGTAGAAGAAACAGAAATTTATGGAAGAAATAATGATAAGGAGCAAATAATTAATCAGTTACTCTCAATCACAGATGATGCCAGTGACAATAAGGTGGGTGTGATTGCCATAGTCGGCATGGGGGGAATGGGCAAGACCACCCTTGCTCAAGTTGTATACAATGACAAGGACGTCCGTGAGCATTTTAACCTTACAACATGGGTTTGTGTTTCAGAGGAATTTGACCCTTTTAGAGTAACCAAAACAATTCTAGATGCTGTAACTTCGTCCACCAGTAATATTGAAGATCTAAATCAGCTTCAACTTCAACTGAAGGAGAAATTGAATGGAAAGAAATTCCTATTCGTTTTGGATGATGTTTGGAATAAGAATTATAACGATTGGGAGATATTAAGCAGCCCCTTTAAATTTGGGGCACAAGGAAGTAGGATTATCGTAACAACGCGCGATGATGAGGTTGCATCAGTCATGCGCGCTTTTGCAACTCATCCTGTCAAGAAGTTACCAGAGCAGGACTGTTGGTCACTGTTTGCAAGACATGCATTTCATGATGCTAACTCCAGTGCACATTTAGAGTTGCAAGAATTAGGTCAAAAGATTGTTAAAAAATGTCAAGGTCTACCTTTAGCAATCAAGGCAATTGGGGGCCTATTACGGTTTAAGGTAGATGTTCGTGAATGGGAGAAGGTGTTATGTAGCGAGTTATGGGAATTGTCAAGTCACGAAACAAACAATATTCTTCCTGCTCTAAGATTAAGTTACAGATATCTCCCATCATATTTGAGACCGTGTTTTGCTTACTGTTCAATATTTCCAAAAGACCATGCTTTCAAGAAAGagcaattaattttattatggaTGGCAGAAGGTTTCTTGCATGCAACGGAAAATAGAACAATGGAACAAATTGGTGATGATTACTTCGGCACTCTTCTATCAAGATCATTTTTCCAAAGATCAAATGAAGACGAATCACGTTTTGTAATGCATGACCTCATTAATGATTTGGCAAACTTTGTATCAGGTGAATTTACCTGTAGGTTGGAAGTTGATCATGATCGTTCTCACAAAATTTCCGACAAGACCAGGCATTTTTCCTACGTCAGAAGTCAATTTGAAACCTACAGTAGGTTCGAGGCTCTTAATGAGTTTAAGCTGTTGCGTACTTACATAGCATTGGAGTCGTCACGAATGTTCATACCTcattacttatccaaaaaagtCCCCCGTGATTTATTGCCAATGTTAAGAACTTTGCGTGTGCTTTCTCTGTCTCACTACCGGTATATGACTGAGTTGCCTGCGTCCATTGGAAAATTGAAACACTTGCGCTATCTGGATGTTTCTGATACACGACTTACAAGGTTGCCTGATTGCTTATGTAAGTTGTGTAATTTACAGACATTAAATTTATCTGGTTGTATAAATCTTATTGCACTGCCAAGAGATATGGAAAAGCTCATCGGTTTACGTCATCTTGATATTACTGGAACTGTTATCAAGGAGATGCCGGAAAATCTAGGTAAACTCAAATGTCTCCAGACGTTGACCAAGTTTATCATCAGTCAACGCAGTGGATGTTGCATTGGAGAGTTGGGGAAGCTTGCAAATCTTTGGGGAACACTTTCTATATTGGAACTCCAAAATGTAAAATCTCCAATTGTTGCCCTGGCTGCTAACTTGAGGGATAAGAAGAACCTTGAGGAGTTGACATTGGAATGGAATGCTACTGCCAAAACTTCTGGAAGTGAAGGAACTATACTTGAGAGTCTTCAGCCCCATACAAATTTGAAAAGCCTCACAATTCAACACTACCGTGGTGAAAATTTTCCAAATTGGATAGCAAATCAATCATTCTCTAAGATAACATCTCTTCACCTGAAAAATTGTGAATATTGTCGGAGCTTGCCACCAGTTTGGCAGATACCTTCCTTGCAAACCCTATCTATCATTGGGTTTGACCGAATTATTACGGTAGGTCCAGAGTTTTATGGCACTGGTTCTTCATCACCATTTGAAGCCTTGAAAGTTCTAAGGTTCGAGAATATgttgaactgggagaagtggtGTCCTTTTCGTGTTGAAAATGAAGGTGCAGCTTTTCCTCATCTTGGCGAGCTTTGTATTATCAACTGTCCAAAGCTTACAGGAAGTTTGCCGGTTCACCTTCCTTCTTTGGCCAAAATTGTAATTTCAGAATGTCACCAGCTGGTGGCTGAGAGACTGTTGAGCTCCAATAGTTGTCTTCAAGAGTTAGAGATCTGTGATTGTTCCTCACTTTTGTCTCTTCCCACGGGTGGTCTACCCTCTACATTAAAACAACTTGTGTTGAGGAATTGTTGGAAGTTTGAGGTCGCAGCACACATAGACCATTCATTCCTTGAAGAGTTGTGCTTATATTGTTGTGATTCTCTGGAGTACTTTCCATTAGATGTAATCCCAAATGTTAAGAGAATCAGAATCAAGGAGTgtagaaattttaaatcactTGCAGTTCTAGAACAAAGTGAACATGATCTAGTAGCCTTGTCGTCAATTGAAATTGTCGATTGTCCAAAATTCGGATCTTTTCCAGAAGGAGGATTGCGAGGCCCCAATCTTACAAGCTGTTTACTTGTCGGTGGGTGTCTGAGGTCACTTCCAGAAAAGATGCATACACTCCTTTCGTCTCTTACGGTTTTGGTAATATCAAATTGCCAAGAGATCGAGTCTTTTCCTGAAGGGGGCTTGCCTTCCAACCTTGAGACACTTCACATCAGAAATTGTGAAAAACTTGCTGCCAATCGGATGGGATGGGGTTTGCAAAATTGTTCTTCCCTTGCATTCTTTGTTTTCGAGAGCAAATCAGAAAATGTTGTGTCTTTTCCAGAGGCAAGTTTGCTTCCCGCAAGTCTGACCAATCTTCATATCATTGGTTTTCCAAATTTGAAATCGTTGGACAAGAATGGGATTCAATATCTCACCTCTCTTAAGTTCTTACGCATCAGTGACTGTCCTAAGCTGAAGAGCATGTCAGAAGAGGGGCTGCCCCCCtcgatttcttttcttttaattagaaACTGCCCTTTATTGAACAAACAGTggcaaaagagaaaaggaaaagaatggcGCAAGATTGCTCACGTCCCCTACAAACTTCTTGACCTAGATATAATGGACTGA
- the LOC122294452 gene encoding putative disease resistance RPP13-like protein 1 translates to MAELGGAVLSPFVQILFDKMTSGEFVDFLRGRKLNDGLLNKLKTILLSVEVMLEDAEDKQVMNPSVRKWLDELKHAVYDAEDVLDEIATKALQSRLDAEFGTTTSKVRNSISTSLFFNKIEVSIKEVLERLENLASQHIVMGLTQGTVRGKPYERLPTTSLVEETEIYGRNNDKEQIINKLLSITDDASDNKVSVIAIVGMGGMGKTTLAQIVYSDKDVREHFNLITWVCVSEEFEPCRVTKTILDAVTSSTTNIEDLNQLQLQLKDTSKIEDLNQLQLQLKEKLNGKKFLFVLDDVWNKNYNDWEILSNPFKYGAQGSRIIVTTRDDEVASVMRAFATHHVKKLPEQDCWSLFARHAFHDANSSAQLELQELGQKIVKKCQGLPLAIKTIGGLLRFKVDVREWEKVLCSELWELSNHETNNILPALRLSYRYLPSYLRPCFAYCSIFPKDHAFKKGQLILLWMAEGFLHATENRTMEQIGDDYFGTLLSRSFFQRSSEDESRFVMHDLINDLANFVSGEFTFRLEVDHDRSHKISDKTRHFSYVRSHVLIETYSRFGALDEFKLLRTFIALESSRMSRFQFLSKKVPRDLLPMLRTLRVLSLSHYSNLTELPASIGKLKHLRYLDVSYTRLTRLPDCLCKLCNLQTLNLSGCENLIALPRDMEKLIGLRHLDITGTVIKEMPENLGKLKCLQTLTKFIISQRSGCCIGELGNLANLWGTLSILELQNVKSPIVALAANLRDKKNLEELTLEWNATAKTSGSERTILESLQPHTNLKSLTIQYYRGENFPNWIANHSFSKITSLHLKNCEYCRSLPPVWQLPSLQTLSIIGFDGIITVGPEFYGTGSSSPFEALKVLRFENMLNWEKWCPFCVENEGAAFPHLGELYIINCPKLTGSLPVHLPSLAKIVISECYQLVAERLLSSNSCLQELEICDCSSLLSLPTGGLPSTLKQLVFRNCRKFELAAHLDHSFLEELRLYCCDSLEYFPLDVIPNVKRIRIEECRNFKSLAVLEQSEHDLVALSSIEIVDCPKFGSFPEGGLRAPNLTWCFLVGGCLRSLPDKMHTLLSSLTVLVILNCQEIESFPEGGLPSSLKELVIRNCEKLAANRMGWGLQNCSSLARFGFEGKSENVVSFPEASLLPASLTILFISGFPNLKSLDKNGIQYLTSLDWLIINACPKLKSVSEEGLPPSISLLFITNCPLLNKQWQKRKGKEWRKIAHVPYKLVDGDIMD, encoded by the coding sequence ATGGCCGAACTGGGAGGAGCAGTTCTCTCTCCCTTCGTTCAAATATTGTTTGATAAAATGACATCTGGCGAGTTTGTTGATTTTCTAAGGGGGCGAAAACTAAACGATGGGCTCTTGAACAAGTTGAAAACAATATTGCTGTCTGTTGAAGTTATGCTTGAAGATGCTGAGGACAAACAAGTTATGAATCCAAGCGTGAGAAAGTGGCTTGATGAGCTGAAACATGCTGTCTATGATGCAGAGGACGTCTTAGATGAGATTGCTACTAAAGCCTTACAATCTAGGTTGGATGCAGAATTTGGAACCACTACAAGTAAGGTACGAAATAGCATCTCTACATCACTTTTTTTCAATAAGATAGAAGTAAGCATAAAAGAGGTACTTGAGAGATTAGAAAATCTGGCAAGTCAACATATTGTCATGGGTCTCACACAAGGCACCGTTCGAGGGAAACCATATGAAAGATTGCCCACCACTTCTTTGGTAGAAGAAACAGAAATTTATGGAAGAAATAATGATAAGGAGCAAATAATTAATAAGTTACTCTCAATCACAGATGATGCCAGTGACAATAAGGTGAGTGTGATTGCCATAGTCGGCATGGGGGGAATGGGCAAGACCACCCTTGCTCAAATTGTATACAGTGACAAGGACGTCCGTGAGCATTTTAACCTTATAACATGGGTTTGTGTTTCAGAGGAATTTGAACCTTGTAGAGTAACGAAAACAATTCTAGATGCTGTAACTTCGTCGACCACTAATATTGAAGATCTGAATCAGCTTCAACTTCAACTAAAGGACACCAGTAAGATTGAAGATCTGAATCAGCTTCAACTTCAACTAAAGGAGAAATTGAATGGAAAGAAATTCCTATTCGTTTTGGATGATGTTTGGAATAAGAATTATAACGATTGGGAGATATTAAGCAACCCCTTTAAATATGGGGCACAAGGAAGTAGGATTATCGTAACAACGCGAGATGATGAGGTTGCATCAGTCATGCGCGCTTTTGCAACTCATCATGTCAAGAAGTTACCAGAGCAGGATTGTTGGTCACTGTTTGCAAGACATGCATTTCATGATGCTAACTCCAGTGCACAATTAGAGTTGCAAGAATTAGGTCAAAAGATTGTTAAAAAATGTCAAGGTCTACCTTTAGCAATCAAGACAATTGGGGGCCTATTACGGTTTAAGGTAGATGTTCGTGAATGGGAGAAGGTGTTATGTAGCGAGTTATGGGAATTGTCAAATCACGAAACAAACAATATTCTTCCTGCTCTAAGATTAAGTTACAGATATCTCCCATCATATTTGAGACCGTGTTTTGCTTACTGTTCAATATTTCCAAAAGACCATGCTTTCAAGAAAGggcaattaattttattatggaTGGCAGAAGGTTTCTTGCATGCAACGGAAAATAGAACAATGGAACAAATTGGTGATGATTACTTCGGCACTCTTCTATCAAGATCATTTTTCCAAAGATCAAGTGAAGACGAATCACGTTTTGTAATGCATGACCTCATTAATGATTTGGCAAACTTTGTATCAGGTGAATTTACCTTTAGGTTGGAAGTTGATCATGATCGTTCTCACAAAATTTCCGACAAGACTAGGCATTTTTCCTACGTCAGAAGTCATGTATTAATTGAAACCTACAGTAGGTTCGGGGCTCTTGATGAGTTTAAGCTGTTGCGTACTTTCATAGCATTGGAGTCGTCACGAATGTCCAGATTTCAATTCTTATCCAAAAAAGTCCCCCGTGATTTATTGCCAATGTTAAGAACTTTGCGAGTGCTTTCTCTGTCTCACTATTCGAATTTGACTGAGTTGCCTGCGTCCATTGGAAAATTGAAACACTTGCGCTATCTGGATGTTTCTTATACACGACTTACAAGGTTGCCTGATTGCTTATGTAAGTTGTGTAATTTACAGACATTAAATTTATCTGGATGTGAAAATCTTATTGCACTGCCAAGAGATATGGAAAAGCTCATCGGTTTACGTCATCTTGATATTACTGGAACTGTTATCAAGGAGATGCCGGAAAATCTAGGTAAACTCAAATGTCTCCAGACGTTGACCAAGTTTATCATCAGTCAACGCAGTGGATGTTGCATTGGAGAGTTGGGGAACCTTGCAAATCTTTGGGGAACACTTTCTATATTGGAACTCCAAAATGTAAAATCTCCAATTGTTGCCCTGGCTGCAAACTTGAGGGATAAGAAGAACCTTGAGGAGTTGACATTGGAATGGAATGCTACTGCCAAAACTTCTGGAAGTGAAAGAACTATACTTGAGAGTCTTCAGCCCCATACAAATTTGAAAAGCCTCACAATTCAATACTACCGAGGTGAAAATTTTCCAAATTGGATAGCAAATCATTCATTCTCTAAGATAACATCTCTTCACCTGAAAAATTGTGAATATTGTCGGAGCTTGCCACCAGTTTGGCAGCTACCTTCCTTGCAAACCCTATCTATCATTGGGTTTGACGGAATTATTACGGTAGGTCCAGAGTTTTATGGCACTGGTTCTTCTTCACCATTTGAAGCCTTGAAAGTTCTAAGGTTCGAGAATATgttgaactgggagaagtggtGTCCTTTCTGTGTTGAAAATGAAGGTGCAGCTTTTCCTCATCTTGGCGAGCTCTATATTATCAACTGTCCAAAGCTTACAGGAAGTTTGCCGGTTCACCTTCCTTCTTTGGCCAAAATTGTAATTTCAGAATGTTACCAGCTGGTGGCTGAGAGACTGTTGAGCTCCAATAGTTGTCTTCAAGAGTTAGAGATCTGTGATTGTTCCTCACTTTTGTCTCTTCCCACGGGTGGTCTGCCCTCTACATTAAAACAACTTGTGTTCAGGAATTGTAGGAAGTTTGAGCTCGCAGCACACCTAGATCATTCATTCCTTGAAGAGTTGAGGCTATATTGTTGTGATTCTCTGGAGTACTTTCCATTAGATGTAATCCCAAATGTTAAGAGAATCAGAATCGAGGAGTgtagaaattttaaatcactTGCAGTTCTAGAACAAAGTGAACATGATCTAGTAGCCTTGTCGTCAATTGAAATCGTCGATTGTCCAAAATTCGGATCTTTTCCAGAAGGAGGATTGCGAGCCCCCAATCTTACATGGTGTTTCCTTGTCGGTGGGTGTCTGAGGTCACTTCCAGACAAGATGCATACACTCCTTTCGTCTCTTACGGTTTTGGTAATACTAAATTGTCAAGAAATCGAGTCGTTTCCTGAAGGGGGCTTGCCTTCCAGTCTTAAGGAACTTGTCATCAGAAATTGTGAAAAACTCGCTGCCAATCGGATGGGATGGGGTTTGCAAAATTGTTCTTCCCTTGCAAGATTTGGATTCGAGGGCAAATCAGAAAATGTTGTGTCTTTTCCAGAGGCAAGTTTGCTTCCCGCAAGTCTGACCATTCTTTTTATCAGTGGTTTTCCAAATTTGAAATCGTTGGACAAGAATGGGATTCAATATCTCACCTCTCTTGATTGGTTAATCATCAATGCCTGTCCTAAGCTGAAGAGCGTGTCAGAAGAGGGGCTGCCCCCCTcgatttctcttctttttattaCAAACTGCCCTTTGTTGAACAAACAGTggcaaaagagaaaaggaaaagaatggcGCAAGATTGCTCACGTCCCCTACAAACTTGTTGACGGAGATATAATGGACTGA